CTTTGTGAAGGTCAGGTTGTACATATATCTGTATATATTTGTGTGTAGATATAGTTTTTATTTGTTCCATATGTACAGATAATTTTTGTAGAGCTCGCTTGATAAAGCAATTTCAAATAGCAAACTTACAAGTTTCACTGGCTTTGTAGGATTTGTGACGGGGAGCTGCAGTACTTCATTCCATAGAGGATTGGCATTCTTCTTCTGCACACTAGTCTTCACCTTCTACACCACGAGTAAAAATTGAACTTCAATAAGAATATGATGAAATTCTAATTAAACAGTGAGAAATTTGACTGGTACCCATGTTATGTCACCTGAAGTCAACGGTATAAAACATGGTTTATATAATACAGAGTACAGAATAATGAACTGAAAATGTGACATTATCAAGACAGGTGTGCAGTCACTGTTCAAAATTCATAGCATTCAACTGCTCTATCAAAAGCAGGCACTCATTTCCATGAGAGAATAATAAATAGAACAAGACCTCATCCTACAAAATAATTAGTGCATTATACTAGGTTCTGGGTAGGTAATCATGCAGCACAGTAGCGTGGGCTAAGTCCTTGATAACAGACAAAAACAAtcttacagaaaaaaaagtattatACTCCgttatttattttgtaaatCGACAACTATGAATGAAACAAAGGAAATTAGCAAAGCCATGTTGGCTAAACATCATAAACTACTCATATGCCGACCATTTCACCAAACAGTATGCCCACTGCCCCACTGGCCATTCTGGTTGACTTGCAAGTATAGGAAACATAAGACATACATGCTACATGAATCATCCCGAATAACTGGATACACCAGCACAATTTTCATGTTTCCAAGGTGAACTTAATGTAGGATTTGGTACTCTGCTCTTCAGTCACAAAATTGGAAATTTTCATCATAGTTTTGTTATTTCAAGTTGGAACTCATCATCGCAGGCTTTGGTACACTGCTCTCCAGTTCAACATGCCACAAGACATAAGTCACATAACATAGCCTATTTACAGAGCAGGCCTAGTGCCAGTCCTGCAAACCATGACCAAGTTGGGAACTGCAGTTGCACAGCAGGAGAAAATATGGTAGACCCTACAGATGGAGAACAATCAAATGGCAAAAGAATATCTGGGGCCCCCTAAGCGTCCTTCTATCGAACATCTAGAGAGCACAAAAGCGGTTCGAACTTCAGGAGAGGTCGCCCCGTCTCTGAAACCGATCCCCAAAATACCGTGCTGGCCATAAACCCATGTATGCATGGGCCGTCCGCAATCGCCTTGGCCGTGCCGTGGCAACAGGCTTCTCCTCCGCCAAGGCCGGGATCACGGATTGGGGACAGGAGAGGATCGATCCGAGCAATGctaggaaaaaagaagaaaagatagGATCGAGGTAATTAAGGTAGAAGAGTCGACCTGGGAGCCGTAGCAGAGGACGACGTAGGGGTCGCTGGTGTGGGTGAGCGGGTCGGCGACGATGAGGTTGGAGCCCCGCACCACGCGGACGCTGAGCTTCCCGATCACCTGCTCCGACGCCATGGAAGAGGGTGGTGGTGTGTCTAGGCTTGTAGCTTAGCGACGGGGGATGGGAGCAGAGCAGGGCGAGGAGAGGGAAGAATAAGCAGGTGGCAGTAGGCTGGATGCGGCCAACAGCTGGCGGCCAGCGCCGGCTTTTATCATCGCCGGCTCCGCCCCTGTAGATGGCGACCCTCGGCCAGCTGGCGGACAGATTTGGGGATAATTGTTCGTTCGTGTCGCGTAAACTGCAAGTCTCACGACGCCAATTGACATTAGTTCAAGAAAAATTAGTTTTTAAATACTCCTTTCGCGATCTTGTGCGGCTCGTGGGACTTTTCGAccgcatttttttttgaccgctGTAGCTCGTGGGACTTTTGTTATCCGCGGACTCACATATGACCTTAGCTTGATTGTAGATGGTTTTGTGTGATGTTCATACGGCGTTTTAAGCTTTACCATTACGTGCAGAATTCAAGAAAACGTACTTTGTATGCTTCCTAGATGTAAGTACATCTCTGGTCTCTCAATTGATCGTAAAGTTTAAATACGGTCTCTCAACACAAAATCGTATGCTTGCTTCCTCAACCGTCAATACGAGATACTTTTGGCCCTTCTTCTAAATTTGAATAGTTTTGACTTCACGTTGTGCACGTCGGATGCCTTGCTGGCATCAGATTTCTTCCAAAAATGGTCCATGAATTTAAAATTGTACACTTTTGGCCCCTCAACTATGCATTGTGGCATCTAACGtggaaaattcaaaaaaaaaaacgcgcCACATGGATTTAAATCGGTCCAAAACTGAGAGAGGGGCTAAAAGTATCCAATTTTATCGATTGAGGGACCAAACGTATACGATTTTGAATTGAGCGACACCTTTTAAACTTTGCTGCCAATTGAGCGaccaaaaatatactccctccgtccaacaaaagatgtctcaactttgactaaatttgaatgcatctatacactaagtcatgtctagatacattcagattttgacaaacttgagacatcctttgttggacggaaggagtacttttttgtattttgtacttcctccattcataattcttgtctcaaatttgtccaaaaatgaatgtgtctattcttaaaaagcatttagatacatgtaatattttgacaagaattatgaaacggagagagtactagaCAAGTAATAGTAGTGTTCTTTTTTAATCATATATTACgtcttttttgacaaaaaacaGAAGCGAGTTGATCTCACCAAAGATTATAAGGGAacacagaaacaaaacaagaaataaAGCAACTAAAGCACGGTGATATGGATCAAGGAAGAAATGTAAAGAAAACAAGATTAAAGCACGTATGTCGTCGGGTGAATGGTCCAGCTGGTATGTCACCGATGCATGTGTTGGTGGATGGCGTcatgattttagttcaaatttatactaaaatcacgacaaaaatttaggatcaaaaGGAGTACATATGATTGATCGACCATCATCACTCTCAAAAACAGGATAATTTGCAAACAACCAAGATTAAACTATTTTTCTCCCACGGAATATTAGATCAATTTTATTATTcgctctgtccaacaaaagatgtctcaagtttgtggaaatttggatgtatctagacataacttaatgtatagatgcattcaaatttagtaaaaattaagacatccttcattggacggagggagtagaacatAAGATCGACGAGATGGTGTGAACATCAGAGACCCTTTCCCCTTGTGATACACGTTCTTGACGGACGCAACTCCTGGTCTCCTACCATCAATCGTTGTGCGTGACTTGGCAAAATAATCAGTGTTCATGAACGTCGTAACCAATTAAGTGAACTGTGAATAttagtttcaaaaaaaaaagtgaactGTGAATACGGACGGAAATTACCGCAAGGTCACTATTCTACCCGACAATGTTGCCGTGAAAAAaaccgaaagaaaaaaataagtgtTTTCCATCGAAGGATTTATATGGAGGATTTTTTAAGGATTTCAATACTTCTGATGTTTTTCAATGAAAGCCCTTTGGATCAAACGAATGAGGCCTCCGAAGAGTCTATGGATTAATAGCAATTAAGGATTGTACTGATAGGAAACGGTGATTGATCGATAGGGTCATGTTTGTTGATGCATAGAAGTCGGCCCTAGTCGCGTACATCGATGCCTTCTTCGCGCTGGAGCTTTTCATGGCAAACTTTGGAGCCATCGGCGTCACACGTGTGGCACGATCTCCACGTAACTACGGTCCCTATGTCAGATGGTCAAAAAGTGAGCCAAGACCCAAATCGTGTTTTGTGATTGACAGCGGTGGTGGTGGGTAATACACAGCTTACGCCACAAAACTCGAAAACTCGGATACAATCAAATAGAGCTGGACATAAACTCGGCAGCCTCTGCTTATCGCATTCACTTCAAAGGCTGTCATGCCCGCTTCCTTTCTCATAAAATTTGGAGAGCCTTTTTTGAGCCGAAGTGTAAATTGAAAGGACAATATTCTTTACTGAAACCCACCGTCGGATTGTGTATTTGTTCGGTACCAACACaatttcaaaacagaaatttGACTTTTCTCACACAAAATTACCATCTTAACCTTTGGCCAGTCTGCCCAGAAGTTTCCCAAGTCCTTGTTTGAAGTGTTTTCTTCTGCCGCAGACTGTAGCtatgaaagatacaaacacccACATCAACCAACGACGAACCCTAGTTGGAGTCGTCATGCATCTCGCTGGCCATCCTACCGTCGTCGACCCCAAGGTCGGTTCTCTCTGCCGGCAAGaccccctcccccctccctCGTTTGTAACAACAGCTTCCCCTCGTCGTACTCCAATTTTGCATACCAATGTCAAAAGTTGATACGTAGAAGCTCCCTAGCTTGGGGCCAAAATTTGAATcggaaaaaaaactgttcaAAACTGGATGTAGTACGGTCATCCCAAATAAAAATGCCAaaccttttattttagttGATGCAGGGTGTTCTGGCAAATGTGTCACGAAGTTGTAATGTTACTAGACAAAGACACTTTCGACGGTGTGTTTCAGCAAAGATCGGAAAATAATGGTGTCCTCTAGCTAATTTTTCCTCAGATGATTCTAACTGCTAAGAACTTGAAAGCTAGAAGATGGCCCCATGGAGTGTTTTGTATTCTCTGCCATTCTCGgcaatcatgttttttttagaatctcGGCAATCATGTTTTTATACGATAGAATTATGGACTATGTCATATGCTCTTGGGCCTTGGCACGGCCTGGTGCCGAGCTTCTTCGTTGGAGAAAGAACGGTAGAGAAATGGTGAAACAAGGCACGTAGAAGGTtgctctcaaaaaagaaaaaaaaggcacgtACAAGGTTGAATAGGGAAAGAGAAGAGGCTTCGATGGTACAACGATCTGCACCATTTGGAACATTTATGAAAAGATAGAATTCGACGCATCTTCATCTTGAATCCATGGAGGCAGAAAACGTCGCCCCATAGGGCGCATGAGAAGTTTAAGTTGTATTTTTACTTATAAAGTTTGGAAttggtggtcgtcaattcaCTTCTTCCTGACATTTCTCTTGTCACTCCTAGATTGTACAAACCCATGCAGGAGCGGAGCTACAGTGTTACCATTGGGGGTTCAGATGAACTCAATGAAAATGACCAAATTGCATAGGATTTGAACCCAAAACTACTTATGAACCCCATGATTATAATGTAGTGAACCCAATAGTTGTCTTtctagctccgcccctgaACCCATGAGTTAAAATTTCAATTCATAAGGGCATCCGCAAAGGTCGACTCTTAAGTGActcttatttgaaatttgcttatgtggaggaaagagaaataggagagagaagaggattGACTCTTCGTGAAGAGTCAGACTCTAAGGAACGAATCGAATAAGAATCAGCTAAGAGTTGACATATTTACCATTGTGCATCATTGTatttaatgctaacaaatcaTTTATAGCAAATCTAGAGACACAACCTATTACATATGTTATTTTATCATCGACTCTAGTCTCTAGATGACGTGCAGACTCAATGCCGACTCTACCATTGCGGATGCCCTAATGCTCCCTTACATAGTCTTTGTTGTTGCATTTCCTCTCCAATCTCCATGAGTTTGGTTTCAGAGTTCAAATTCAGCAAAACCTATCATCGTGCATACATTGGTTTATAAGTTGACTATCATGTTTTCTTCGGttataaattttgttttcttgatgaTTTCGTAGCAAAGCACAGGCACAAAGCTAGCAGTGTTAACAATAAAGTTAAACCTGTTGCAACAAAGACACCATGTGCAGGTagggatttgttttttgtttttttaaacaaGTAAATTACCTCTTTATTCATTGTCAATAATGCATCATGAGAGGTACAAGTTCCGTACAATTAATACTATCAGGGGGCAGGGGGTTCTCCAACCAAAACAAGCGGATGAGAAAATATTGCtaatctattactatctattaaattggagttggtggtgattaCCGTGGGCACCGTAGGTTAATtttgttaaaattacaaccaatatgccactgtccgttatttttttttctccaattttttcacgatttctcctactccgtctTACAATCGACGCCGCCACACCCACATCCCGACCTCGACGacgccatgagttgcctacacagaaaataaaataaaataatttgtgattttgttgacccgtagtTGAGCTAATTCATGAGCTGCCATATTCGCCTCATGAGGACAGTGGACAAAGAAGGTATTAATAAAAAACACAACCAGCAGCAAGataataacaataataaaAAACAGCAGCTTCCAAGCCTTCCGATCTTCCTCCTTGGTTGATAACCTCGATGACCTCCGTGATTGCAGCTTGCCGTCGGTGCCAATTGCAGACGGAGACGCAGAGCCATGGCTTCAGCAACCGTAACTGCATGTAGCGATTTGTTGGCTTAGGTGTCTTTTTGGAGTTTTTCTAAACTTGacccaacaaaaaaaatctgggaTTGCTCGTATATAGTTGGGTCGCACTAATATTTTCTCAATCGATGGGCTCAATTCTCAGCTGGAGTACTAATTGGGCCTTGCAAAGCCCGTTATTGGATTTGGTAAGAATTGAGGCCATAGTGTACAAAATTTGgtgcaagcaaaaaaaaaaacctagcaATTGTTGTCGTTGAAGATAGTATGTTCCCCTCACCTCCGGTCGCCGTCTTGGTGCTGCGAGTTGGCGGGGAACCTCGATTCCTTCTAAGAGTATCCAGAAATTTGTTAATACCAATTGTTTGGTTTTGATCGGCAATGTGATGGGGGAAGTTCTTCTTCTGCTATGGGGGTGCCACAACGAGCGTTGTCGTGGAGCCACAGAGTTTTACTCACCGTAGGTTCAGTGTACCCGATCTTACTGATTTTGGGTTCATGTACTCGCAGATCCGTTTATACGTAtctattgattttttttgtcagtgtGTCATATATATTACTTTTCTTAATTTTATCTTTGTATGTTTGCAATCCTTCACGGGCGTTCGGGTGAAGATTTTGCGGTTCGACGACTTGTATCTTTAGGGGATCATTCCCAGTCCAACTACGTGCAACGCTCACGGCCTCTCATCTCTTTGGATGGGCGACTCAAGGGGCTTTCAGAAACCTATGAAGGTGGTCGAGTTCGTGCAGGAATACGGGTAGTATGTTGCCATTCCAGTTTATTGCAGTCTCCATGTTGAAGCCTTGATAGtatttcatgttgcaaataATGATACCACAGAGAAGATGTGTTTACaagatttcattgtaattaTTAATTATAGGAATTACCTTGTAATTTTTAGGGTACATAATCTAATGCATTGTACATGTAATGGTTCTcgagtttgaataaagtttCTAAAAAAGTTTACTGCAAGTCATCTGCATgtacaaagtttttttttacaaaattcTTGATCCTGTGACGCTAATTAAATCATacgcaaaataaaaaaagaaaactaacaaAGACACACAAAGTCAGCATGCGTGTAGGCACATGAATCTGACTAGGGAGGCAATGGCATGCTAGATCGACGTATCAAACTAGTTAAATAATATACAAATATTGATTCTACatctagaaaaataaaataacgaTGTACTATTTCTAATTTCCGTACCCTCAAGCTTAAAGTTGCACAAAAGGTTACGCGGAACTTAATATTGAACAGTTTTGCCGGCTGCGTCATGGACCGAGGAATAACTATTTTCCattcgactaagaaatagcaaaaatCCATATAGATTTGCTCTTATAGCTCATTTGGTGCCCTTCATCCAAGCCTGTTCTAGAATTTATTTTGGATTACAAAAATCAGCTTGTTTGGCCGGCAGAGGATTGGATATAGAAATTCCATGGATTCATATCACTACCTAATCTCAatttgtttctaaaatcatCTTTCTGGACTTACCTCTCATTCTACAAATTTATGTGCGAGACAAACATTTGAGTCTGAAATTTAAATTCAACTTCAAAGGCTGCCAAACGTTGAATGGCAGAGTTCCTGCCTTCCTctcgaaagaaaagaagatccGGCATTTTAAACCACCGCGACTCTGCCTGTCTGCATGTGGCCGAATCAGTAAGCAGGTCAACCTCTGATAGAAGCAAAGCTGCCCGTGCGTGGTGGCCGGGCACGAACACAGGCACGCCAGCTTGTACGTGCCGTCGTGCATGCCATGCCATCTTCCACCACTCCGTTGGTCAAGTCAAACCTCGCCAACCTCTCATGGATGAACAGATCTCCTCAAACTCAAACTAGTTCCTCCTTCCCACGAGAAATCACAAGTTAGAAAGTTAGAATGGCGAGCAACCCCATGTTCCAGTGGCCGGGGCAGCACCCGGAAGATGATGAGCCCGAAGAGAGGCAGATCGGCGTGGACCCCTTCTCCCTCCGCCAGTTCTCCCGCCTCAACATCGACAAGCCGCTGCCGAtcccctccgtctccgtcgacgaccccccgccgccgccggccccggctCGCTacgccagcgccagcgccagcgTGCCGTGCTCCAGACAGGCCTCGCCGCGCCTCGGCTcgtccgcggccgccgccgcgcccaccAGGTGGGACGCGCACCTGGCTCTGGCCTCAGGCCACGACGCGAGAGCcgtcctccccgccgcctgccccgcCTCCAGGGCGATGTCGAGGAGCAAGTCCTGCGCCGAGCTGCTCTCCGACGCCGACAACGAGTTCGACGTGATCCTCTCGTCCCCCGAGCGCAGGGCGAGCGCGCCGCAGCGGTGGGGCAGCGACGTGCCTCTCATCGCGGACGCAAAGGGCGGCAGGAACAACAAGGGTCGGCGCAAGGGAAATAAGCACGGGGCCGAAGCCCCGTTCGGCTGCTGCCTCTATCTCCCGGGCCTCGCCAGGAGGACTGCTACTGGCaagccgtcgccggcgccgcgcacGCCAGCGGCATCCACTGCGGCGCGCGCTTCTTCACCGGGTTATTTCTCCGCGACGCTCCGCGGCCCCGACGACGTCGTTGATCAGCCGGAGCCGGCCGATCAGTGCTGCTCCCGGCCGAGCACCATGTCGCTGGCCGTGTCGATGGAGGGCTTCGACTGCCGCTTCTCCTCGAGGTCCTCCATGCGCTTCTCCTCGAGGTCCTCGACGGGCATGGGCTTTGGCATGGCCCAgctcgacggcgaggaggcctCGTCGTCGAGCTACTTCGACCTCCCGATGGAGCTCATCATGGGCTGCGACGGGGACGAGGAGGGCGAGCTGCCGGTGCACGCCGCGTTCCTCTTCGACAGCGACGGCATACGGAAGAGCGTGCTCAGGAAGGGCGCGGGGCGCGTGGCGCGGCCGTCGTCTGCTGCTCAGGTGTCGGCTGTCGGCGACGCATCCGGCGCAGGCAGGATGTCAGCCCGACACGTGAGGTTCTCAGTGACGTCGGGGCCGGCACCCTCGACGCCGGCGGATTCATAGGCGTGTCTCCATGGACTCCACCATAGCGCGTTCAGAAGCGTGGAACGGGTGAAATTCCCCGTCGTCTCACCTCGAATCTACTATTCCAGTTAATTCCtgttaatttcttcttctaaacAGGCCCACAGTTTACTCCAGTTGATAGTTTTTGCATTTCCCGGCAATTCATCGTGATTTAACCCCCGGTTGTAAATGCAGTAACATAAGTATATTGATACATTCATCACGAAACATATATGAATGTTAGTTAGGCGTGTTCTCGGCCGGCTTCGGACGGAGTTGATCCAAACCGGCTTGTACAATCTGTAACATACAGTCCAGTTCCACATGCGAATTCGTCTCTAGAATGAGAGGTTGAAGTTTCCTTTTTATGCAGTCAACGCGACAAACCAAACGAGAGTGGATTTTCTACTCCCGAGCGTGTTGCTCCAGTTATCCGGATCGTCCGTCCTCTCGGCCGTGTCCATTCGATGATCTCTGTGATTACGACATGCGTTAACCGCGAGCAAACGGCGGCAAGCTATCCTTTTCCGTCAGTTATACTGTCAGCATCCGGCGGCTGATGTTGGATGGCTCATCCTCGGAGACTTGAACGTAATCTTGTCTGCCGCTGATAAAAACAACTCCGCTATCAACCGCCGCCTGCGGCGCTCCTTCCGCGATGCTGTAAACTTCTGTGAGCTCATGGATATTCCTCTTATGGATCGTAAATACACTTGGTCGAATGAACAGTCGCCTCCCACCTTGGTGCGCCTGGATCGTGCCTTGTGTAATCTGGGGTGGAATCTTTGCTTCGCGAGCTACCAGCTTATTCCCTTGGCCTCTTCCATGTCTGATCACTGCCCTCTGCTCCTTTGCCCGTCTGATGCCCCTAAACGCTCTCGCCTTTTTCGCTTTGAACAGCACTGGACTCTGCTCGAGGGCTTCCAGGAACAAGTGCTCGCTTCCTGGAACAGGCCGGTGCGGTCTAACCACCCGGCTATTGCTCTTAATTTCAAGTTGCGCCGTCTTGCCCGTGACCTCCGTGCCTGGTGCGTTCGCAATCTCGGTGATGTTGCCTTGCAGATGGAATTGGCGCTGAATTTCATCGCTAACCTGGACCTTGCCATGGACCACCGGGGCCTCTCTCCTGCCGAGTCTGCCTTGCGCAAGGATCTCAAACTGCGTGTTCTTGGTCTGGGTGCGATTGACCGTGTTCGTTGGCGGCAACGCTCAAGAATTTGCTGGCTGAAAGCAGGCGATGTCAACACTCGTTATTTCCACCGGCGCAAGAATTTCATCAGAATCCTTCACACCCCACGTGGTCTGTGCACTTCTCCGGAGGACAAAGCCGCTGCCCTGCGTGACCACTTTGTGTCTGTCCTGGGCACCCCTTCCGCCTTCACTGTCTCCCTGGACTGGGACCGCTTGGCGCTGCCGTGCTTGGATCTGCCTGTGACGCTGGAGGAGGTGCAGCGCGCTGTGAACGCCTTGCCGACTGACAAGGCTCCGGGGCCGGATGGACATCGTCAAAGTTTCAATCCTCGCGGCCATCCAAAGCTTCTTTCGTGCTGGGGCCTCCTGTTTCGATTGTCTCAACACGGCTTCCATCATTCTGCTGCCCAAAAAAGACTCAGCGTGCACAATCAGCGATTTTCGCCCCATTAGCCTCATTCACGGTATTGCTAAGATTGTGGCCAAGATCTTGTCCCTGCGGCTTGCTCCAAAAATGAATGAGCTCATCTCTAACTGCCAGAGCGCGTTTATCAAAACTAGGTTCTTACAAGATAACTTCATTCTTGTTCAGAACATGGTCAGGCGGTTTCACAAGACCAAAACTCCCATGCTGTTCATCAAAATTGATTTCGCCAAGGCTTTTGACTCTGTTTCATGGCCATACCTCATCCGAAACCTTCAAGCTAGAGGGTTTGGGCCTAGGTTTATTAGCTGGGTCTCTTCCCTTTTCCGTTCTGCTAGCCCGTGTGCTCTGTAATGGGGTTGCCGGTGCTAGCTTTCAGCACAGGCGCGGTCTTCGTCAAGGCGACTCGTTATCGCCATACCTTTTCAACATCGCCATTGAGCCGCTTGTGCGGATGCTGGAGCTGGCCACGGAGCAGGGGCTGATGCTCGGACTCCCCGGCGCTGTGCATCGGACCCGCGTGTCTCTCTACGCCGACAATGTCGCTGTCTTTGTTCACCCGCGGCAGGAAGACCTCCGTTGTCTTGTCGCCATTCTTGAGGTCTTCGGCAGAATCTCCTGTCTTTGCATTAATCCGGCCAAAAGCTCGATCTTCCTGATCCGTTGCAATGGGCTTGATCTTACATCTATCACCAACTGCTTCCGGGCGCCGGTCGACACTTTTCCGACTCGCTACCTGGGCCTGCCCCTCTCTCTTACTAATCCTCGGAAGCTTCTCTTCCAGCCTTTGTTGGAGAAGATTGAACACCGGCTGGCCAGCTACAAAACCAAGTTGCTTAGCAAGGGTGGTAGAATTGTTATCTTGAAGTCGGTGCTGTCCGCTTTGTCCACCTTTCATCTCACTGTTTTCGAGTTCCCCGTGTGGCTGCGCGAGCGTATCGAGAGATATCTCAGAGGGTGGCTCTGGCGTGGGGATCTCTGCTGCGGTGGCGGTAGCTGCCTGGTTCGGTGGACCACTATTTGCTCTCCGAAGGAATTTGGCGGCCTTGGGGTCCTCGATCTGGACAAATTTGGCCGAGCTCTCCGCTTGCGCTGGGAATGGCTACGCTGGGCTAGGCCGGACAAGCCTTGGGCGGCCGTCTCCTCCCCCCTTAATGACTACGACCTTTGCCTTTTTGCTGCTGTGACCACGATCACCGTCCGCGACGGCCGCTTCACCAATTTCTGGAACGACGCTTGGCTGTTCCGACAGCGGCCAAAGGACATCGCGCCTGATTTGTTCCGTGCCGCGCGCCGTAAGAATCGCAGCGTTCATGATGCTCGCTGGCAGTTCAAATGGGTCGCCGACATTGCTCATGGGGTGAACGCCGCCAACATCAATCAGTTCTTGCTCTTATTCTCCCTTGTGGCTGAGGCGCCGGCGCTTTCCGATGGGGAGGACTGCATCGTCTGGAACCTCACTGCAACTGG
This is a stretch of genomic DNA from Brachypodium distachyon strain Bd21 chromosome 1, Brachypodium_distachyon_v3.0, whole genome shotgun sequence. It encodes these proteins:
- the LOC104582065 gene encoding uncharacterized protein LOC104582065, producing MASNPMFQWPGQHPEDDEPEERQIGVDPFSLRQFSRLNIDKPLPIPSVSVDDPPPPPAPARYASASASVPCSRQASPRLGSSAAAAAPTRWDAHLALASGHDARAVLPAACPASRAMSRSKSCAELLSDADNEFDVILSSPERRASAPQRWGSDVPLIADAKGGRNNKGRRKGNKHGAEAPFGCCLYLPGLARRTATGKPSPAPRTPAASTAARASSPGYFSATLRGPDDVVDQPEPADQCCSRPSTMSLAVSMEGFDCRFSSRSSMRFSSRSSTGMGFGMAQLDGEEASSSSYFDLPMELIMGCDGDEEGELPVHAAFLFDSDGIRKSVLRKGAGRVARPSSAAQVSAVGDASGAGRMSARHVRFSVTSGPAPSTPADS